One region of Eleutherodactylus coqui strain aEleCoq1 chromosome 5, aEleCoq1.hap1, whole genome shotgun sequence genomic DNA includes:
- the LOC136628859 gene encoding olfactory receptor 5V1-like, with protein MASNQTTQLSEFTLLGLTDNAKSELILFVFFLVVYVVTVLGNSLMVLTITLSSALRSPMYYFLRNLSIVDMCYTTSTVPKLLQDFLSEVKRISFYGCVAQLYFFISFGGIECVLLAAMAGDRYMAICMPLRYTEVMSWKMCTILATVCWIVGLLNSLAHTVFTFRLPFCKSRALNHFFCDIPPLLALSCADTTINEVVVYTAGGSVIVGSFILTILSYIFIVKSILKIKTVTGRQKAFSTCASHLVVVILYYGTIVFTYIRPTSTYSLDQDRVVPVLYGIITPMLNPIIYSLRNKEVHKALTSHFQKT; from the coding sequence ATGGCGAGCAACCAGACCACGCAGCTCAGTGAATTTACCCTGCTTGGATTGACTGACAATGCTAAAAGTGAATTAATCCTATTTGTGTTCTTTTTAGTTGTTTATGTTGTCACAGTCCTAGGCAATTCGCTAATGGTCCTTACTATAACTCTGTCATCAGCTCTTCGCTCTCCGATGTACTACTTCTTGCGCAATCTTTCCATTGTAGACATGTGCTATACAACTTCCACCGTTCCTAAACTTCTTCAGGATTTTTTGTCTGAAGTGAAAAGAATCTCTTTTTATGGTTGTGTTGCACAGTTATACTTCTTTATATCATTTGGGGGGATTGAATGTGTTCTGCTTGCTGCAATGGCCGGTGATCGTTATATGGCTATTTGCATGCCATTGCGCTACACTGAAGTCATGAGTTGGAAGATGTGCACAATACTTGCTACAGTATGTTGGATTGTTGGTCTACTGAATTCTCTTGCTCACACAGTCTTCACATTTCGATTACCTTTTTGCAAGTCTAGAGCTCTCAACCACTTCTTCTGTGATATACCACCGCTACTTGCCCTATCTTGTGCTGATACGACTATTAATGAGGTTGTGGTGTATACTGCTGGAGGGTCAGTGATTGTAGGATCTTTTATATTAACTATTTTGTCATATATTTTTATTGTTAAATCAATTTTGAAAATTAAGACTGTAACAGGAAGACAAAAAGCATTTTCAACATGTGCCTCCCATCTGGTAGTGGTAATTCTTTACTATGGAACTATTGTATTTACATATATTAGGCCTACATCTACTTATTCCCTTGACCAAGATCGTGTCGTTCCTGTTCTTTATGGAATCATTACTCCGATGTTAAACCCAATAATTTATAGTTTGCGAAATAAAGAAGTTCATAAAGCTCTAACAAGTCATTTTCAAAAAACGTAG